Proteins co-encoded in one Chroicocephalus ridibundus chromosome 6, bChrRid1.1, whole genome shotgun sequence genomic window:
- the DNA2 gene encoding DNA replication ATP-dependent helicase/nuclease DNA2: protein MTDSPDMILRNGLNNRYRVLEVSVIQRNGSDPEKHLTITASQSLDDTELCILRNGWESVPVVPGDIIHLEGESSSGTWVINEQCGYLVLYPDLLLSGTTISNSIRCMRRAVLSERFQGSESGSRQMLIGTILHEIFQQSVTNNLAQEKVEEVANKIVYGQKYLKEMYHLNLKQTEIMQEVEEYLPSFFKWAEDFMHNPANQNKMQLKLSSGEKAEDFSSKIEIVDILDIEENIWSPRFGLKGKIDVTARVKIHRQSGVQSRIMPLELKSGKESNSIEHRSQVILYTLLNLERRVDPEAGFLLYLKTGTMYPVSGARMDRRELMKLRNHVAFYLMHSTHKSAVGRQQSQLAALPPVIDDSQACKYCSQIHNCFLYSRAVEQKMASVSFPPAMVPIIERETQHLKHSHLEYFSLWYLMLTLELQSGNVKKGYKNIWMIPSLEREKDGDCVGNMIRVGEVQEISEGQYLHFFQRKNGAIPGTNLLVGDRVVVSGEENGLLGLATGYVREVNVTKVSCLLGRNLSKLPKNTVFRLDHEEGDYGIGVPFENLSKLMKDSPVSERLRNLIIDFHKPRFIQHLSSVLPPEAKETVADILKGLNKPQKQAMKQVLLSKDYTLIVGMPGTGKTTTICALVRILSACGFSVLLTSFTHTAVDNILLKLAKFKVGFLRLGRAQKVHPDIRKFTEEEICKSKSIKSVTDLEEVYNSQPVVATSCMGVNHPIFVQKQFDFCIVDEASQISQLICLGPLFCSKRFVLVGDHQQLPPLVLNAEARDLGMSESLFKRLEQNQNAVVQLTVQYRMNSKIMSLSNTLVYEGKLECGSEKVSNATVNLPNLKKLKLELADASKTWLKEVLDPDTPVCFLNTEKVPAPERAEKGGVSNVTEAKLVLFLTSLFIKAGCKPSDIGIISPYRHQLKTITDLMAKLKENRVEVNTVDKYQGRDKSVIIVSFVRNSNDENQLGALLKDWRRLNVAITRAKHKLIMVGCVPSLCRYSPLEKLLCHLQSQAMIFNLPAGAHEVIHKCNIL from the exons atgactgACTCCCCTGACATGATACTTAGGAATGGGTTGAACAACAGATACCGTGTGTTGGAAGTCAGCGTAATACAGAGAAACGGAAGTGACCCTGAGAAACATTTGACAATTACAGCATCTCAGTCACTGGATGATACAGAACTGTGCATTCTTAGGAATGGCTG GGAGTCCGTTCCAGTTGTTCCAGGAGATATCATTCATTTAGAAGGGGAGAGTAGCTCTGGCACCTGGGTCATAAATGAACAGTGTGGATACCTGGTTCTTTACCCAGATCTGCTGCTTTCTGGCACTACGATATCAAATAGTATTCGATGTATGAGAAGAGCAGTGTTGAGTGAAAGGTTTCAG GGCTCAGAGTCTGGTTCGCGTCAAATGCTCATTGGTACAATTCTTCATGAAATTTTCCAGCAATCGGTGACAAATAACTTGGCGCAAGAAAAAGTAGAAGAAGTAGCGAATAAAATTGTGTATGGACAAAAATATCTCAAAGAAAT GTATCACTTAAAtctgaaacaaacagaaataatgcagGAAGTGGAAGAATATTTGCCATCGTTTTTTAAATGGGCAGAAGACTTCATGCACAATCCAGctaaccaaaataaaatgcaactaaAACT gTCAAGTGGTGAAAAAGCAGAAGATTTCTCTTCTAAGATAGAGATTGTAGATATCTTGGACATTGAAGAGAATATCTGGTCTCCcaggtttgggttgaagggaaaGATTGATGTTACAGCCAGGGTGAAAATCCATCGCCAGTCTGGAGTACAGTCTAGGATAATGCCGTTAGAGCTCAAGTCTGGGAAGGAATCTAACTCCATAGAGCACAGAAGTCAG GTTATTCTTTATACGTTGCTGAATTTGGAACGGAGAGTAGATCCTGAAGCTGGATTTCTTCTTTATCTTAAAACTGGTACTATGTACCCAGTTTCGGGAGCTCGCATGGACCGAAGAG AATTAATGAAGTTAAGAAACCATGTGGCCTTCTACTTAATGCACAGTACACATAAATCTGCTGTGGGAAGACAGCAGTCACAGCTTGCTGCTTTGCCTCCTGTAATTGATGACAGTCAAGCCTGTAAATATTGCTCCCAAATACACAATTGCTTTCTATACAGCAG AGCTGTGGAACAAAAGATGGCCAGTGTGTCTTTTCCTCCTGCTATGGTACCCATTATTGAAAGAGAAACCCAGCACCTGAAACACTCCCACTTAGAGTATTTCAGCCTGTGGTATCTAATGTTAACCTTGGAGCTGCAAAGTGGAAACGTTAAAAAGggatataaaaatatatggatGATACCATCTTTGGAAAG AGAGAAGGATGGAGATTGTGTTGGAAACATGATCAGAGTTGGTGAAGTGCAGGAAATTTCCGAGGGacagtatttacattttttccaacgTAAAAATGGTGCCATTCCTGGAACAAACCTATTGGTTGGTGATCGAGTGGTTGTGAGTGGAGAGGAAAATGGTTTACTTGGTTTGGCTACTGGCTATGTTAGAGAAGTCAATGTGACAAAAGTCTCCTGTTTGTTGGGCAG GAATTTGTCAAAGCTCCCCAAGAACACTGTATTTAGGTTGGATCACGAAGAAGGAGATTATGGTATAGGAGTCCCTTTTGAAAACCTTTCTAAATTGATGAAAGACTCCCCAGTCAG tGAAAGGCTCCGCAACTTGATAATTGACTTCCACAAACCACGTTTTATTCAGCATTTGAGCTCTGTCCTTCCGCCAGAAGCAAAGGAAACTGTTGCAGATATTTTAAAGG GTCTAAATAAGCCTCAGAAACAGGCAATGAAACAAGTGCTGCTTTCAAAAGACTACACGCTTATTGTGGGTATGCCTGGAACAGGAAAGACTACTACAATATGCGCTCTA GTGAGAATTCTTTCTGCTTGTGGCTTCAGTGTTCTTCTGACTAGTTTTACACATACTGCTGTAGACAATATCCTGTTAAAGCTAGCCAAATTCAAAGTTGGTTTCTTGCGCTTGGGGCGAGCTCAGAAGGTTCATCCAGATATACGGAaatttacagaagaagaaatttgcAAGTCCAAATCAATTAAATCTGTAACAGATTTGGAAGAGGTCTATAACAGTCAG CCAGTGGTAGCAACATCTTGCATGGGAGTAAATCACCCCATCTTTGTTCAGAAGCAGTTTGATTTCTGTATAGTTGATGAAGCTTCTCAAATAAGCCAGCTCATCTGTCTGGGACCGCTATTCTGCTCCAAACGGTTTGTGCTGGTAGGGGACCATCAGCAGCTGCCTCCACTTGTACTGAATGCGGAAGCAAG AGACCTTGGCATGAGTGAAAGCTTATTTAAAAGgctggaacaaaaccaaaatgctgttGTCCAATTAACAGTGCAATACAGAATGAATAg tAAAATTATGTCACTGAGTAACACGTTAGTGTATGAAGGCAAACTGGAATGTGGCTCAGAGAAGGTGTCAAATGCCACTGTTAATTTGCCCAACCTAAAAAAATTGAAACTGGAGCTTGCAGATGCTTCAAAAACATGGTTGAAAGAAGTACTTGATCCAGACACACCTGTGTGTTTTCTGAACACAGAGAAG gtcCCAGCACCAGAACGTGCAGAAAAAGGTGGTGTAAGTAATGTGACAGAAGCTAAACTAGTACTCTTCCTCACATCCTTATTTATTAAG GCTGGCTGTAAGCCTTCAGACATTGGCATTATATCACCATACAGACATCAATTAAAAACAATCACTGATTTGATGGCAAAATTGAAGGAGAACAGAGTGGAAGTCAACACAGTAGACAAATACCAAGGAAGAGACAAAAGTGTCATAATTGTATCGTTTGTTAGGAACAGTAATGATGAAAAC CAGCTGGGTGCCCTCCTGAAGGACTGGCGGCGCCTCAATGTTGCTATCACGAGAGCCAAGCACAAACTAATCATGGTGGGCTGCGTTCCATCCCTCTGCCGCTATTCCCCATTAGAGAAGCTGCTCTGCCACTTGCAGTCTCAGGCAATGAT CTTCAATCTCCCAGCAGGGGCTCATGAGGTTATCCACAAGTGTAACATTTTGTGA